A single region of the Bacteroidales bacterium genome encodes:
- the aroB gene encoding 3-dehydroquinate synthase — MELVEVKGSESFSQILIGESIDNLKNYTSNSKLFIITDGNVKRLYRNRFPIAPIFSIEPGETSKNFQIALNIYRWLLENNADRSSFIVGIGGGVVCDMAGFVSSTFMRGVNFGFVATTLLAQVDASVGGKNGIDLDGYKNIIGTFNQPKFVICDISMLKTLPTIEFANGMAEVVKHALISDKSMFDDIEKNRTEILALNKGLIEYLVTRSVKIKAGIVETDEREHGLRRVLNLGHTWGHAVEKLTGIPHGQAVSIGLVFAANLSVEKGQLSLDERDRLENILSNFGLATKTDANLKHVFEVLLKDKKRENEFIHFVLMKGIGSVEVERINLKELEKFIQK; from the coding sequence ATGGAATTAGTTGAGGTAAAAGGGAGTGAATCCTTTTCTCAGATATTGATTGGCGAAAGCATTGATAATCTTAAAAATTACACATCAAATAGTAAACTATTTATTATTACTGATGGAAATGTAAAAAGATTATATCGCAACCGCTTTCCTATTGCACCTATATTTTCCATAGAACCCGGAGAGACTTCTAAAAACTTTCAAATTGCCTTAAATATTTATCGGTGGTTGCTTGAAAACAATGCAGATAGAAGTTCATTTATTGTAGGTATAGGTGGTGGGGTTGTTTGCGATATGGCAGGATTCGTTTCATCAACTTTTATGCGTGGTGTGAATTTTGGATTTGTTGCAACTACTTTATTGGCTCAGGTTGATGCTAGCGTTGGGGGTAAGAATGGGATTGATCTCGATGGGTATAAAAATATCATAGGAACATTTAATCAACCTAAATTTGTAATATGCGATATCTCAATGCTTAAAACCCTTCCTACTATTGAATTTGCAAATGGAATGGCAGAGGTGGTCAAGCATGCATTGATATCTGATAAATCTATGTTTGATGATATTGAAAAGAACAGAACTGAGATTTTGGCATTAAACAAGGGGTTGATAGAATATTTGGTTACCCGTTCTGTGAAAATAAAAGCTGGCATTGTTGAGACTGATGAACGAGAACATGGTTTGCGTAGGGTGCTAAATTTAGGCCATACATGGGGTCATGCAGTGGAGAAATTAACGGGTATTCCTCATGGTCAGGCGGTAAGTATTGGTTTAGTTTTTGCGGCTAATCTGTCTGTTGAAAAGGGTCAACTTAGTTTAGACGAACGAGATAGATTGGAGAACATCCTATCAAATTTTGGGTTAGCCACTAAAACCGATGCAAACCTAAAACATGTTTTTGAGGTTTTGCTAAAAGATAAAAAGAGAGAGAACGAATTCATTCATTTTGTTTTAATGAAAGGAATTGGGAGTGTTGAGGTTGAAAGAATT
- a CDS encoding bifunctional 3-deoxy-7-phosphoheptulonate synthase/chorismate mutase type II yields the protein METKPLTGLVPPRLWLPELNSPLLIAGPCSAESPEQLLKVANELKQGGRVHYLRAGIWKPRTTPGSFQGVGVDGLGWLRDVKQETSLPFSTEVGSEKHVYEALKFGVDMVWIGARTVSNPFVMQEIAEALRGVNIPVLVKNPLSPDIDLWEGAIKRLYNVGIRKIGAIHRGFSWWGKSIFRNQPFWKIPLDLKAKYPDLPIICDPSHISGNRNLVPFVAKRGVDMGFDGLIIEVHPEPTKALSDASQQLTPSEFKDLLNFIDIIGNPELSYPDELLNELRAEVDIMDDLLLWALSNRMELSERIASVKTNRKMTVLQSKRWGQVLERVTNTGEKSGLRAGFIKKLYNTIHKESISVQNELIEKS from the coding sequence ATGGAAACAAAACCATTAACTGGTCTAGTGCCACCGAGATTGTGGTTGCCAGAGTTGAATAGCCCATTATTGATTGCCGGTCCTTGCAGTGCTGAATCGCCTGAGCAATTGCTTAAGGTGGCAAATGAGCTAAAACAAGGCGGGAGGGTTCACTACCTCAGAGCTGGTATTTGGAAACCTAGAACAACTCCTGGCTCTTTTCAAGGTGTTGGGGTGGATGGGCTTGGATGGCTTCGAGATGTGAAACAGGAAACAAGTTTACCATTCTCAACTGAAGTTGGTTCCGAAAAGCACGTGTATGAAGCATTGAAATTCGGAGTTGATATGGTTTGGATTGGTGCTCGAACCGTATCAAATCCATTTGTAATGCAGGAGATTGCCGAAGCACTTCGAGGTGTAAATATTCCTGTACTTGTCAAAAACCCGCTAAGTCCCGATATTGATCTGTGGGAAGGGGCAATTAAAAGGTTGTATAATGTTGGAATTCGTAAGATTGGTGCAATCCACAGAGGGTTTTCTTGGTGGGGTAAGTCAATCTTCAGAAATCAACCTTTCTGGAAAATTCCTTTAGATCTTAAGGCAAAATATCCCGATTTACCTATTATTTGTGATCCAAGCCATATTTCTGGCAACCGAAACTTAGTTCCATTTGTTGCAAAACGTGGGGTTGATATGGGTTTTGATGGTTTGATTATTGAGGTTCACCCTGAACCTACAAAAGCTTTGAGTGATGCTTCTCAACAGCTTACTCCATCAGAATTTAAAGATCTGCTTAACTTTATTGATATTATTGGAAATCCTGAACTATCCTATCCTGATGAGCTACTAAACGAACTACGTGCGGAAGTTGATATCATGGATGACCTTTTGCTATGGGCTTTGTCCAACAGGATGGAACTTTCCGAAAGGATTGCATCGGTTAAAACGAACAGAAAGATGACTGTACTACAATCAAAAAGATGGGGTCAAGTTCTTGAACGGGTAACAAATACAGGTGAAAAATCGGGTTTAAGAGCAGGGTTTATTAAAAAACTCTATAATACAATACATAAGGAGTCTATTTCAGTTCAAAATGAATTGATTGAGAAAAGTTGA
- a CDS encoding prephenate dehydrogenase/arogenate dehydrogenase family protein produces the protein MKNISIVGTGLIGCSIALGVKGMFKCIAGFDISQENIDYAIKAGIIDDSWTIERIACESDVIIVAVPVDAAISIVSDLLSRIKVDAVIIDVGSTKSSICRAVQNHQNRGSFVAAHPMAGSEIGGPQGSDGNLFKDKKSIICQAELSSKLAIKHAEEIFRILGMVVEYMDEDKHDRLVALVSHLPQIVSYGVASTVDCSLDANYQWLDIAASGFDSSTRLAKSPLEVWIPILIQNKVYISQNLQLFIHQIEIMKELIESENIEALNQFIRQSQEIREKFDNSLKSKKNGNKTINWSSATEIVVARVE, from the coding sequence ATGAAAAATATTTCGATAGTTGGAACAGGATTGATTGGTTGCTCAATTGCTTTGGGGGTTAAAGGGATGTTTAAATGCATTGCAGGGTTTGATATAAGTCAGGAAAATATTGATTATGCAATTAAGGCTGGAATAATCGACGACTCATGGACAATTGAAAGAATTGCCTGTGAGTCTGATGTTATAATAGTTGCCGTTCCTGTTGATGCTGCCATTTCAATTGTTTCTGATCTTTTAAGTAGAATTAAGGTCGATGCAGTTATAATAGATGTGGGATCTACAAAATCATCGATATGCAGAGCCGTTCAAAATCATCAAAATAGAGGAAGCTTTGTAGCTGCTCACCCAATGGCAGGCTCCGAAATTGGTGGGCCACAGGGCTCTGATGGAAATCTCTTTAAAGATAAAAAATCAATTATTTGTCAGGCGGAATTATCTTCCAAACTAGCTATTAAACATGCTGAGGAGATATTCAGAATACTGGGAATGGTGGTTGAATATATGGATGAAGATAAGCATGATAGACTTGTTGCATTGGTTTCGCATCTTCCACAAATTGTATCGTACGGAGTAGCCAGTACAGTGGATTGTTCTTTAGATGCAAATTACCAATGGCTGGATATTGCTGCGAGTGGGTTTGATTCATCCACACGTTTAGCAAAAAGTCCATTAGAAGTTTGGATTCCAATTCTTATTCAGAATAAAGTGTATATCAGCCAAAACCTGCAACTTTTTATTCATCAGATTGAAATCATGAAGGAGTTAATTGAATCTGAGAACATCGAAGCATTGAATCAATTTATTCGTCAATCACAAGAAATAAGAGAAAAGTTCGATAATAGTTTAAAAAGCAAAAAAAATGGAAACAAAACCATTAACTGGTCTAGTGCCACCGAGATTGTGGTTGCCAGAGTTGAATAG
- a CDS encoding aminotransferase class I/II-fold pyridoxal phosphate-dependent enzyme, producing the protein MEMQTARRIEDVQEYYFSKKRIELESLSNQGVKIINLGIGSPDLAPPTEMLEALAKESYKDGNHGYQGYRGADELRKAISEWYTNYYSVKLDYNTEVLPLMGSKEGIMHLSMAFLNERDKVLVPNPGYPVYRIASQMAGAEVLDYLLKEENGYFPDFEEIEKQNLKGVKLMWVNYPNMPTGTKPNISLFERLVEFGQKHGILICHDNPYSFILNHKPLSILQVNGGLDVAIELNSLSKSHNMAGWRVGMMVGKADLLSKVLRFKTNMDSGMPLPVQLAAAVALGCGKEWYENLNAEYKIRQGITKQIAGELDCTFNPVQSGLFLWAKIPPYIVESEAFSGEILRQTGVFITPGTVFGSNGEGFIRISLCSDINTLQEALLRVRRFNIFR; encoded by the coding sequence ATGGAAATGCAAACTGCAAGGAGAATAGAAGATGTTCAGGAATACTATTTCTCAAAAAAAAGAATAGAACTTGAATCTCTTTCAAATCAGGGTGTTAAGATTATAAATCTAGGAATTGGAAGCCCAGATCTTGCTCCTCCAACCGAAATGCTTGAAGCGTTAGCAAAAGAGAGTTATAAAGATGGCAATCACGGCTATCAGGGGTATAGAGGTGCTGATGAACTCCGAAAAGCAATCTCTGAATGGTACACCAATTACTATAGCGTTAAACTTGATTATAATACTGAGGTTCTCCCGTTAATGGGTTCAAAAGAGGGAATCATGCATCTGAGTATGGCATTTTTGAATGAAAGGGATAAGGTTCTGGTGCCTAACCCTGGATATCCAGTATACCGAATTGCTTCTCAGATGGCTGGTGCAGAGGTATTGGATTACTTGTTAAAGGAAGAAAATGGGTATTTTCCTGATTTTGAAGAAATCGAGAAGCAAAACCTTAAAGGTGTTAAGTTGATGTGGGTAAACTATCCTAATATGCCAACTGGCACAAAGCCTAACATCTCGCTTTTCGAACGTCTTGTTGAATTTGGGCAAAAGCATGGAATTTTAATCTGTCATGATAATCCGTATAGTTTTATTCTAAACCATAAGCCTTTATCAATACTTCAGGTAAATGGTGGTCTTGATGTCGCCATTGAACTGAATTCCTTGAGCAAATCGCACAACATGGCTGGGTGGAGAGTTGGTATGATGGTAGGCAAGGCCGATTTGCTTTCAAAAGTATTAAGATTCAAAACAAATATGGATTCAGGAATGCCACTTCCAGTTCAACTTGCAGCTGCTGTTGCATTGGGATGTGGAAAGGAATGGTATGAGAATCTTAATGCTGAATACAAGATTCGACAGGGAATTACAAAACAGATTGCAGGTGAACTGGATTGCACCTTCAATCCAGTTCAAAGTGGGCTATTCCTATGGGCGAAGATTCCTCCATATATAGTTGAATCCGAAGCCTTCTCTGGAGAAATTCTAAGACAAACGGGAGTATTCATTACCCCTGGAACTGTATTTGGTAGCAATGGCGAAGGTTTTATTAGGATTTCGCTTTGTTCTGATATTAATACACTTCAAGAAGCACTATTAAGGGTAAGACGATTTAACATTTTTAGGTAA
- a CDS encoding ribulose-phosphate 3-epimerase has protein sequence MNHLVAPSLLSADFGNLNRDIEMINASQADWFHLDIMDGVFVPNISFGFPVVTQVKKLAKKPLDVHLMIIEPDRYLEKFKEAGADILTVHYEACTHLHRTLSQIRNLGMKAGVSVNPHTPVELLSEILGEADLVLIMSVNPGFGGQKFIANSYRKIERLREMIDSQNLNTLIEVDGGVDANNASQLYKAGANVLVAGNAVFKAENPISMITLLK, from the coding sequence ATGAATCATCTAGTTGCTCCATCTCTACTTTCTGCCGATTTTGGCAATCTGAATAGGGATATTGAAATGATAAATGCCAGCCAGGCCGATTGGTTTCATCTTGATATCATGGATGGAGTATTTGTTCCAAACATTTCTTTTGGTTTTCCGGTAGTTACGCAGGTTAAAAAGTTGGCGAAAAAGCCTTTGGATGTACATTTAATGATTATTGAACCTGATAGGTATCTCGAAAAATTTAAAGAAGCTGGTGCCGATATTCTTACTGTTCATTATGAGGCATGTACCCATTTACATAGAACTTTGTCCCAAATTCGAAATTTAGGTATGAAGGCCGGTGTTTCTGTAAATCCCCATACTCCTGTTGAACTCCTGAGCGAAATATTAGGTGAGGCAGATTTAGTTTTAATAATGTCGGTTAATCCTGGGTTTGGTGGTCAAAAGTTTATTGCTAATAGTTATAGAAAGATTGAGCGATTAAGAGAGATGATTGATTCTCAAAATCTAAATACTCTTATTGAAGTTGATGGTGGAGTTGATGCAAATAATGCATCTCAACTTTACAAAGCAGGAGCTAATGTTTTGGTGGCTGGTAATGCAGTTTTCAAAGCAGAAAATCCTATTTCGATGATAACATTATTAAAATAG
- a CDS encoding RNA polymerase sigma factor RpoD/SigA yields the protein MRQLKIIKQVTNRETVSLDKYLHEIGKVDLLSSEEEVNFARKLKEGDEEALNKLVKANLRFVVSVAKQYQNQGLSLPDLINEGNLGLIKAAQRFDETRGFKFISYAVWWIRQSILQALAEQSRIVKLPLNKIGSINKVNKAFAELEQKYEREPSVDELVEVLELATDDVKEALRSSNRHLSMDAPLTQDEDSNMYDVLLSHDSPAPDRGLLNDSLRKEIERALATLTPREGNIIRLYFGLNGKHPHTLEEIGEEFDLTRERVRQIKEKAIKRLKQTTRSKILKSYLG from the coding sequence ATGAGACAACTTAAAATTATTAAACAGGTTACCAATCGGGAAACAGTCTCACTTGATAAATACTTACACGAGATTGGAAAAGTTGACTTACTTTCATCGGAGGAGGAGGTAAACTTTGCTCGTAAATTGAAAGAGGGTGATGAAGAAGCGTTGAATAAACTTGTAAAAGCCAATTTACGATTTGTGGTATCTGTTGCAAAGCAATATCAAAATCAGGGTCTTAGTTTGCCTGACTTGATTAATGAAGGGAATCTTGGATTAATTAAGGCAGCTCAGCGTTTCGACGAAACACGTGGTTTTAAGTTTATTTCCTATGCAGTATGGTGGATTCGACAGTCTATTCTTCAAGCTTTAGCTGAACAATCACGAATTGTTAAGTTACCCCTGAATAAAATAGGCTCTATAAATAAGGTTAATAAAGCTTTTGCCGAACTTGAGCAGAAATATGAGAGGGAGCCATCTGTTGATGAATTAGTGGAAGTTCTAGAACTTGCTACTGATGATGTAAAGGAAGCTTTAAGAAGTTCAAATCGACATCTTTCAATGGATGCGCCTTTGACTCAGGATGAGGATAGCAATATGTATGATGTACTCCTATCGCATGACTCTCCTGCTCCTGATAGAGGGTTGCTTAATGATAGTTTAAGAAAAGAGATTGAAAGAGCTTTGGCTACCTTAACTCCTAGAGAAGGAAACATAATCCGATTATATTTTGGATTGAATGGAAAACACCCGCATACTTTAGAGGAGATTGGAGAGGAGTTTGATCTCACGCGTGAACGAGTTCGGCAGATTAAGGAGAAGGCTATTAAGAGATTGAAACAGACCACCAGAAGTAAAATTTTGAAGAGTTATCTTGGATAA
- the rho gene encoding transcription termination factor Rho gives MYDILELNKKLLPELKDIAKDMNIKKIENLRKQELIYRILDQQAINAASESKIKLKEKKEDTQPQPITEIQPKNEHALDRGKRKRFTRPKEGSREFFNDSQKPRIEIPKEAPKEILFEDLSTPKIESRPFQINRPKPQIKKQLSVPLLDADLGADIPEIEPVIEPIVGNIDGFEAATPIVEVDSIQSNIPNEQVGKEDFQQNQSETTIDGERKPAFRDQNFRKGFERRTGDRFDFDGIVSTTGVLEIMPDGYGFLRSSDYNYLSSPDDVYVSQSQIKLFGLKTGDTVTGTIRPPKDGEKYFPLIKVNEINGRNPEYIRDRVPFDFLTPLFPNEKFTLLGSGQNILSARVIDMFTPIGKGQRGLIVAQPKTGKTILLKDIANSIAANHPEVYMIVLLIDERPEEVTDMARSVNAEVISSTFDEPAERHVRIANIVLEKAKRLVECGHDVVILLDSITRLARAFNTVQPASGKVLSGGVDANALHKPKRFFGAARNIENGGSLTILATALTDTGSKMDEVIFEEFKGTGNMELQLDRKLSNKRIFPAVDITASSTRRDDLLIDKETLSKIWVLRNYLTDMNSVEAMEFFRDRLIRTQNNEEFLQSMNSDY, from the coding sequence ATGTACGATATTTTAGAACTAAACAAAAAACTGCTTCCTGAACTTAAGGATATAGCAAAAGACATGAATATCAAGAAGATAGAAAATTTGCGTAAGCAAGAACTTATCTACCGTATACTTGATCAACAGGCAATAAATGCTGCAAGCGAATCAAAAATAAAACTAAAAGAGAAAAAAGAAGATACTCAACCACAGCCAATTACCGAAATTCAACCCAAAAATGAACATGCTTTAGATCGTGGAAAAAGGAAACGTTTTACACGTCCAAAGGAAGGTTCAAGAGAATTTTTTAACGATAGCCAAAAACCTCGCATTGAAATTCCAAAAGAAGCCCCAAAAGAGATCCTATTTGAAGACCTATCAACGCCAAAAATTGAAAGTAGACCATTTCAAATTAATCGTCCAAAGCCACAGATTAAAAAACAATTATCAGTTCCCCTATTGGACGCAGATCTTGGCGCAGATATTCCTGAAATTGAACCTGTTATTGAACCAATAGTTGGAAATATCGATGGGTTTGAAGCAGCCACTCCCATTGTAGAAGTTGATTCAATACAATCAAATATTCCTAACGAACAAGTTGGTAAAGAGGATTTTCAGCAGAATCAATCGGAAACAACAATTGACGGGGAAAGAAAACCTGCATTCCGTGATCAAAATTTCCGCAAAGGATTTGAACGTAGAACTGGCGATAGATTTGATTTTGATGGCATTGTAAGCACTACAGGTGTTCTCGAAATTATGCCCGATGGTTACGGTTTTCTCCGCTCATCGGATTACAACTATCTTAGTTCCCCTGATGATGTTTATGTTTCACAATCGCAAATTAAACTTTTCGGCTTAAAAACAGGTGATACTGTAACCGGAACGATCCGTCCCCCAAAAGATGGCGAAAAATATTTCCCGCTGATTAAAGTAAATGAAATAAATGGTCGAAATCCGGAATATATCCGCGATAGAGTTCCATTCGATTTCCTAACTCCCCTTTTCCCTAACGAAAAATTCACATTATTAGGAAGTGGACAAAATATTCTATCCGCAAGGGTGATAGATATGTTCACGCCTATTGGTAAAGGCCAAAGGGGATTAATAGTTGCTCAGCCTAAGACTGGTAAAACTATTCTATTAAAAGATATTGCTAACTCCATAGCAGCAAACCACCCTGAGGTTTACATGATTGTTCTTTTAATCGATGAACGCCCTGAGGAGGTTACAGATATGGCACGTAGCGTAAACGCAGAGGTTATCTCATCAACATTCGATGAGCCAGCTGAGCGGCATGTTAGAATTGCTAATATTGTTCTTGAGAAGGCAAAAAGATTAGTTGAATGCGGACATGATGTTGTAATTTTGCTCGACTCAATTACTCGTTTGGCAAGAGCGTTCAATACTGTTCAACCTGCATCAGGTAAAGTTTTATCGGGTGGTGTTGATGCCAATGCACTCCACAAACCTAAACGTTTCTTTGGTGCAGCACGTAATATTGAGAATGGTGGCTCACTTACAATCCTTGCTACCGCCCTTACTGATACAGGTAGTAAGATGGATGAGGTTATCTTTGAAGAGTTCAAGGGAACAGGCAACATGGAACTTCAACTTGATCGTAAGTTATCCAATAAGCGTATTTTCCCTGCTGTTGACATTACAGCTTCAAGTACGCGTCGTGATGATCTTCTTATTGACAAAGAAACCCTAAGTAAAATATGGGTACTCCGTAACTATCTTACCGATATGAATTCAGTTGAGGCAATGGAGTTTTTCCGCGATCGTTTGATAAGAACACAAAACAACGAAGAGTTTTTGCAATCGATGAATAGCGACTATTAG
- a CDS encoding site-specific integrase — MNHKNTFAVSFYQRVDKIDDKKTAPVFMRVTVSGKRADISINRRVHTDNWEDGRAKGKSQEAKQLNLYLESLKAKVYNIQRDLVDRKEPITAEKVKKIFQGKGANDKTLVQVFEYHNEQMRQLIGKDFSVETWHRYETTLKHVKEFMLHQYKVKDLYLHEVRYEFVTSFEFYLKTVRSCAHNSTLKYILNFRKIISLALKNEWLDKDPFKNYSNRLEEVDRGFLSKEELAAIEQKNITIPRLAVVRNIFIFSCYTGLSYAEVAKLSLSNIVLGIDGEKWIHIRRTKTDVKSTVPLLPKALDIIERYKEHHSVQGKDKLLPVMTNQKMNAYLKELGDICGISKVLTYHLARHTFATTVTLTNGVPIESVSAMLGHKSIKTTQIYAKVVEQKVGTDMAALKQKLMDDAIIVKQTKVNLEEIQSKKAP; from the coding sequence ATGAATCATAAAAACACTTTTGCTGTTTCATTTTATCAACGGGTTGATAAAATAGACGATAAGAAAACCGCCCCCGTTTTCATGAGAGTCACAGTTAGCGGGAAAAGAGCTGACATCTCGATCAACAGGAGGGTTCATACTGACAACTGGGAGGATGGGAGAGCTAAGGGGAAAAGCCAAGAGGCTAAGCAACTTAACCTGTACCTCGAAAGCCTAAAAGCTAAAGTTTACAACATCCAACGGGATCTGGTTGACAGGAAAGAGCCGATCACCGCCGAGAAGGTGAAAAAAATCTTTCAAGGCAAAGGGGCTAATGACAAAACGTTGGTTCAGGTTTTTGAATACCATAATGAGCAGATGCGGCAACTCATCGGCAAGGATTTTAGTGTTGAAACGTGGCATAGATATGAAACAACGCTAAAGCACGTTAAAGAGTTTATGCTCCATCAGTATAAGGTAAAGGATTTGTACCTGCATGAGGTAAGATACGAATTCGTTACGAGCTTTGAGTTTTACCTAAAAACGGTCAGAAGTTGTGCGCATAACTCTACCCTAAAGTATATACTCAACTTCAGAAAGATAATATCGCTTGCCCTAAAGAATGAGTGGCTAGATAAAGACCCGTTTAAAAACTACTCGAACCGACTTGAGGAGGTTGATAGGGGCTTTTTATCAAAGGAGGAGTTGGCTGCAATTGAGCAAAAAAATATTACCATTCCACGCCTTGCTGTAGTCCGAAACATTTTTATATTCTCATGCTATACAGGACTCTCCTACGCAGAGGTTGCTAAACTATCGCTAAGTAATATTGTATTAGGCATTGATGGCGAGAAATGGATACACATACGTCGCACAAAAACGGATGTAAAATCAACAGTCCCTCTACTTCCAAAGGCTTTGGATATAATTGAGAGGTACAAAGAGCATCATTCGGTTCAGGGTAAAGACAAGTTGCTACCAGTAATGACAAACCAAAAAATGAATGCCTACCTGAAAGAGCTCGGGGATATTTGTGGGATTAGCAAGGTGCTAACCTACCACCTAGCACGCCATACATTTGCAACAACAGTAACCCTTACCAATGGAGTTCCCATTGAATCGGTAAGCGCAATGCTTGGACACAAAAGCATCAAGACAACGCAAATCTATGCTAAAGTAGTTGAGCAAAAAGTCGGCACTGACATGGCTGCTCTAAAGCAAAAACTAATGGATGATGCGATTATTGTAAAACAAACAAAGGTTAATTTAGAAGAGATACAATCTAAAAAAGCACCCTAA